ctaaccctatagtaagtacatgtagttaattaatattactctaCTTAAATATATCATTACGATTTAACAATGacaataaagtgtaacctaGGTGTCTTTAACTACTGTGTTaggcaattattttttttatatggaAATGTAAAGTACTTATTGTGTAATGTTGTgatgcaaagcacttttgctgcaattgaggtgggatatgggTAAGATTAAGACTGGTTTAGTGGTAAGGGTAGTTTAAGTGTGGAGTAAGGGGTAGGGGAAGGGTCAACATTGATGTATTCTAGATGTAATTACATTAATTACAGCTGTATTTAATTGACACCTGTCAACAATAAGTGCAttaaatcaaattattaattttctaATGTTAGCACATTAGTTAAAAACACTTAATATTAAGTGGTACCAAATTAATATTAACTCCTTCCCCTCACATTTTAAGCCTTTACACCGTTATGTGGTTGTTTTGCGgttaaatcgttttttttttttcaggccaTTTTTGGCTGGTATACGGGCCATTTTTTTGGGTCACAACACACCAGTTGAGAACcattgattttaaaatattggtATTCctttattgtatatatatacttttaggcatttttattgtaataattgAACTTTGCATCTCTGTTGTTGGTCATGACCTGCTGTCTAATCACACCATCTTCCCTCTTCCCTCCATCCATGCATGTCTTTCTCTGGTCATTTGGCACACTCCCTTCTCTTCCATTTCTCTCGCCCTCTCTTTGTGGACGCTCGGGTCAGATCTCTGGACGGGCGTCTGCAAGTGTCTCACCGTAAAGGTTTGCCTCATGTCATCTACTGCCGTCTGTGGCGATGGCCCGACCTGCACAGCCACCACGAGCTGCGCGCCATCGAGACCTGCGAGTACGCATTCAACCTCAAGAAGGATGAGGTCTGCGTCAACCCCTACCACTACCAACGGGTGGAGACGCCAGGTGTGGAAATTGGCAACTGAGTTGCAAAGAAAAGATTAAAACTGAACTGATTTCTGAACGCTTCCTAATGTGTGAAGTTTAGGCCGAATGTTTATTCAGTCCTCTCGATTCTGAACATCTCCCCTGTAGTTCTTCCTCCCGTCCTCGTGCCAAGACACACAGAGATCCTGACTGAGCTGCCTCCTTTGGACGACTACACCAACTCTATACCTGAAAACACCAACTTCCCTACAGGGATAGAGCCTCCTAACAATTACATACCAGGTAGGAACACACGTTTTGCACCAAATGTCCTACCACTTCGTTTCACACCAAATTTAGGGACAAATACCTTGTGTTATTGTGTAGCCAATCAGAATTCATTTAGCTGTAGAGAGCTAAACTTAAGCATGCTAGGCATAAAAAAAGATATAATGCCTGGTTGTGGACATGCATATAGTAATTATTCTTGGTGTAAACCTTGCCTTTAGAGAAAATTAGTGAtctttgtttttgctttgtaaATCTGTTCAGAAACGCCTCCCCCGGGATACATCAGTGAGGATGGAGAGGCCAGCGACCAGCAAATGAATCAAAGTATGGACACAGGTACATTCCCACCATGACATCACTACATGGGAATGAAAGCCACTCATGTTTGCATTTTAGACAGTAAAGCTTAATGTGCTTTTACTGCTGGAGTTTCCTTTCCAAACTCCATCTAGTCTATCCCTAAAATATCTTCTGTAATTGCAATTGTGACTTCCAGAATACCCTAACAAGGTGATGACAAGTTTTACATTGGCAAGCACCAAATAATCTAGTTATTTCTTCTTGTTGCTTCCATTAACTTTGTTGTTGTAAGGAAAAACCTCTTCTTTTTGTCAGGTTCTCCTGCAGAACTGTCACCAAGCACACTTTCGCCTGTCAATCATGGCATGGGTAAGAGCTCACTAACTGCTTAACCTCACTCTTAAGACCTTTGAAGTCCTCATAATCTTAAGAAACGGTCAAGAGGTCAATATAATGGTTATGCACAGTGCATACAAGATTGTCAACTTGTTCCCTTCTATTGGTCTTTCTCATCTTTTAGACCTGCAGCCAGTGACTTACTCGGAGCCTGCATTTTGGTGCTCCATAGCTTACTATGAACTTAACCAGCGGGTTGGAGAAACATTCCACGCCTCTCAGCCTTCCCTCACTGTGGACGGCTTCACAGACCCCTCCAATTCAGAACGATTCTGCCTGGGCCTGCTGTCCAACGTCAACCGCAACGCCACCGTGGAGATGACCCGGAGACACATAGGTATCCAAGACATCTTTAAATGGTCTACTATCAAGTGTTTCAGTTTAACTttagggacagttcacccaaaatctAAAATTGACATCTTATATTTGCTTACACGTCAGTCTGAAACTGTATGACTCTGTAGGGCTTTTGACTCAGCCAACAGACAGCCAATCACATGTGTTGTATAAACAGTAGGCTATGTTTCAGCAGTTGATAAACTTTAAGATAAACTTTATAGTATAGTCGGCAAGATTAAATTCAAGGATGTGCAAGCAACCTTGAATGCTAGATGTGTACTGCATTCTTCCAGTTACTGACACTGACACttacaatatgcaaattaggaTCATGTTAACCCAGGGTTTAGGTGTGTGAAATGCCATCTAATGAATACCCAGGATTAATTGTTAACCCCAGCTAAATTATGAGCAATTTGATTCGTGAAGCAAAATAAACCAGGATTTAATTTACCCTGGTTTTAGAATGACTCAGGATTAACTAGTTCCAAGTGTGAAAAGCCTTATTGACGTTCTTCTAAGCAAAagaatattttgaaaaatgtatttttttgtccatacaatgaaagtgaatCATACAGAAACaacgtgagggtgagtaaaagatgaccagttttggttgaactatccctttgtaTGTAGCAAATATAGACACCTGAGAAATGGTCACATGGAAAATATCAACTTCTCACTTCTGTTTGTTTTTGATTAGGTCGAGGGGTCAGGCTGTATTATATTGGTGGGGAAGTGTTTGCCGAATGTCTTAGCGATAGCGCCATCTTCGTTCAAAGCCCTAACTGCAATCAGAGGTATGGCTGGCACCCTGCAACAGTCTGTAAAATCCCCCCAGGTAAGAGATTCTTCACTTTCAGGGTCCATAATACTATAGGTGGGCGATATAGCAGTAGACTCAATAAACCGGGAAAAACGAGTTAAcctgtgttttttgtttgttcataTTGTGGTTGGGCTTGTGACGTTGCGGTGATGAATGGCCAATAAAGTGTATCATTTGCAGTTGTTTTTAAGCCTTACCAGTTTAAATACTAAAGCCATTTCAAATCTTTCATGTGTAGTAAACTGCAAAAGAGAACTCAATCTGGTACTCAAGCGTTgtctgagagactgtttctgTGCATATACACATAAAGCCGCCAGTCACAACATCTGAGTAATGTTTGACTTCTTGTTTACAATTTATTACGCTTAAAGCAACATGTTTTCTTGGCGAGTATTCATGGAAACACAGTTGGTAGAAAATCAATGTTTAATTAATAAGAGAATTAAATgtaaaagggggaaaaaaactgtaTAAGTCTTTATTGAACTTCTGTTGTAGAAGAGcttactgaaaaaaatgtaagcacattatttgattttatagttttattgttcttattttattagtgATTTTCTTGCCTTCTGTAAGCTTGAAATTTTTTTACTTAAGTTAGTGTTAGTTTCCTGTGATATCAAAAATGGTATTGGTAATTAGGAAATTTCAACGGTATCACAACAACCTTATTTCAGTGGAATATAACTAATATTGCGATTTATATCTtgttattgtaaaaaataaaattactcgTATCATTTGATTAGATTTTGGTCATATCGCCCACCTTACATTGTACCGTCCATCAGAATGTACCATGAATGTGCCAATTTACGTCAACTATTGACATCATGATATTGTCTTTCTTAGGCTGTAACCTGAAGATCTTCAATAACCAGGAGTTTGCGGCACTGCTGGCACAGTCAGTGAACCAGGGCTTTGAGGCTGTATATCAGTTGACCAGGATGTGCACCATTCGCATGAGTTTTGTCAAAGGCTGGGGAGCCGAGTACAGGTATGGAGAAGCTCGCCACCTCACTGACGATTCTGCCAATAGCATAGACGTCTTAGATTCTGCCATTTAAAAATGTGCTTTACTGATTCACTATTTAACACAttgaactttcatttatttgtttttaatggagggattcctgctgctgttttgactcctttacacattttataagctctttgTAAGTTGAGGAAAATACCTTATGTCCACGCActaaaataacccagcattgttttggatgttcgtcataaaatgcatcataacagccatccaatcaggttgtgagtgACCCTATCCTCATTTATTCCGATCCTCTTATAGGTTTGgcgttaaaggggtggttgcgtGTTTTtcttctaggcttggttgtgtttatggggcgcagtataataattcttttttttttttttttaaacactgtatttttcttatattttcttttattccacaccgctgtctccactgtccattgaacggctcgtttgcttcctgcttttATGAAGCCCAGCCCTccaaaaaacgcaatggtcttagattggttagatggtcaaatatagtttcatgtattttttatttttttttactggctgaagtgccaagcacaggttgtccggaaacgccccccccccctcccattacgagcagaagtcacatctgtggTGACTaacaagggtttatgatgtcaccaacccaggaagaagcttgttgtagtccaaaccggctgtttttgtaggcaataaactgccataactttaaaagacaatatctccgtttgcattgaactttcagctctgtaactttgcagatactgtttatgctcaagctgcaacattacacactaactaaagttaaaaaagtaaaatagcATGCAGCCACCCCTTTACAATGACAGTGTGAACCTTAACAAACCAGCATTAAATGGATCTGTCTTTTATTTTTGATCTAGACCAAAAGACCCAAgagaaccgaactacaagtgtgaacacactcgTAGTTGACTACAACACCAAATTTCATGCTTTGCTTCAGCTTGTCTTATATGCATCAACCAAATCAATAATCTAAAACCAAGTTAATTTGAACTCTTTTTCCcgccagcatttaaaaaaaaaaagttgccagcaaCCGTTTTGACCATTTTTACctaaatgtaatagcccatagaatattttcttttatgaatatctgagcatgcaatatatcaaaagaaagagtctaccctcttcttttaaacaacaacaaaaaacacgttttattctagcttcttgcattttttatcaacaaaaaaaactaacattttggaccaaaaaaatcacgtttttgtgaaactgtttccagatcagattcagagcgatgatcaaacacagatggagtagatcgagtccatcaacacccctaatgcatgcacagtcctgtagctcgtcctgggtccacattttattcactaacattaggcagttttgattcatatgatgtttaatgatgatgatatttttgatgaagttatttttcatatgcatatgattacatgcgatcgcttgttttactgcgtctttcttgtgtgttttgatcaggagattcagtactcattaaGAGAAAATGCGTAATAACGCCCCCTAAcgtctaacagtgaaaacacagaaagctGGAATATTCCGTTTTTGGCCTGGCTGCATTTTCTCATAAATAACAGGAGattccgtgtttggcggggaaagagttggCATCCACGCTGTCAAGCACATGTGAATTAGAAAGTAGCAGTGTTTCAAAACTgggaaaaaattttttttgtataGTTGGTAATATTGATGGTAAAAAATGACTGCCAATCTTACCATGGCAAATGCATGTTAGTGAGGTTGTTGCTATGCTACTTTTTTTGGAagctaattaatattcatgagccatGATGGTAGAGCCAAATTAGATTTTCCTATTGCATATATTAATATTCAATACTGTTTTCCATGATGCACCTTGTGACCCTTCGGTTGTTGTTGTGTAGACGGCAGACAGTGACGAGCACCCCGTGCTGGATCGAGCTTCACCTGAACGGCCCCCTGCAGTGGCTGGACAAGGTTCTGACCCAGATGGGCTCGCCCTCCGTACGCTGTTCCAGTATGTCCTAATCGCCACGACCAAGCTCTCTGTCCTCTGCCCCCAAAACGACTGATTCTACAATCACATCAACCAACAAGAACAACAGACTTACTATAACCCCGCCCCCTCTTTCTCTTTCATAGTACTCGTGAGCCTTTCTCTATCTCTATCATCTCCCGACACTGATGTTCACGCCGTTCGGACCTGAACGCAGCACTTGCTGTCTCATCAGCTTCATGCACCTTTAATTCTCTCTTGTTTTCTTTCATAAACCCTcgatattaaatgtattagtagtagaatatgaaatgtatattggtttttattttatttttatggtttTCGAGAAGGAGGGAAGGTG
The window above is part of the Pseudorasbora parva isolate DD20220531a chromosome 23, ASM2467924v1, whole genome shotgun sequence genome. Proteins encoded here:
- the smad2 gene encoding mothers against decapentaplegic homolog 2 isoform X2, producing MSSILPFTPPVVKRLLGWKKSASGSSGAGGGGEQNGQEEKWCEKAVKSLVKKLKKTGQLDELEKAITTQNLNTKCVTIPRSLDGRLQVSHRKGLPHVIYCRLWRWPDLHSHHELRAIETCEYAFNLKKDEVCVNPYHYQRVETPVLPPVLVPRHTEILTELPPLDDYTNSIPENTNFPTGIEPPNNYIPETPPPGYISEDGEASDQQMNQSMDTGSPAELSPSTLSPVNHGMDLQPVTYSEPAFWCSIAYYELNQRVGETFHASQPSLTVDGFTDPSNSERFCLGLLSNVNRNATVEMTRRHIGRGVRLYYIGGEVFAECLSDSAIFVQSPNCNQRYGWHPATVCKIPPGCNLKIFNNQEFAALLAQSVNQGFEAVYQLTRMCTIRMSFVKGWGAEYRRQTVTSTPCWIELHLNGPLQWLDKVLTQMGSPSVRCSSMS
- the smad2 gene encoding mothers against decapentaplegic homolog 2 isoform X1; this encodes MSSILPFTPPVVKRLLGWKKSASGSSGAGGGGEQNGQEEKWCEKAVKSLVKKLKKTGQLDELEKAITTQNLNTKCVTIPSNCSEIWGLSTPNTIEQWDTSGLYSYPDQTRSLDGRLQVSHRKGLPHVIYCRLWRWPDLHSHHELRAIETCEYAFNLKKDEVCVNPYHYQRVETPVLPPVLVPRHTEILTELPPLDDYTNSIPENTNFPTGIEPPNNYIPETPPPGYISEDGEASDQQMNQSMDTGSPAELSPSTLSPVNHGMDLQPVTYSEPAFWCSIAYYELNQRVGETFHASQPSLTVDGFTDPSNSERFCLGLLSNVNRNATVEMTRRHIGRGVRLYYIGGEVFAECLSDSAIFVQSPNCNQRYGWHPATVCKIPPGCNLKIFNNQEFAALLAQSVNQGFEAVYQLTRMCTIRMSFVKGWGAEYRRQTVTSTPCWIELHLNGPLQWLDKVLTQMGSPSVRCSSMS